The sequence below is a genomic window from Eubalaena glacialis isolate mEubGla1 chromosome 13, mEubGla1.1.hap2.+ XY, whole genome shotgun sequence.
AGAAATGATAGAGGATCTGATCTGCGGAGCGTTTCCAGGCTTGACACTGCCTCTGGGGCCACCACACAACCAACGTCCCCCAACCTGAGACCTGGGTCAGCCCAGGGAGGCTGGGGCCCCCTCACCTCTAGTTCTTTCATTGTGGCTCAGAGATGGGGGATCTGAAGACCAAGGTTCCCTGCCTCCCCCCTTCCCACAGGGGGGCACCTGCCAAGGGCTCCagccctcctctgcctccccaggGAACTCTCCTGCTGGCCATGTCCTAGGCAGGTCTGACTTCACAAGTGGAAAAACACCGATCCCAGAGTTTCCCCGTGAAGTCTTCCCGCTGTGGTCTCTCCTCACTCGGAGGACTCAGAGTGCGGCGGCAGCAGCCGGTGGCCCAGGGCGGGCAGCTTCTCTACTTACGTGCTCGGCCGCCTGCCTGCCTGGTCTCTCCCAGATGCTGTGGGAGGGGCTGCTGCTCCAGAACCCAccattctccctccttccctgtccaCCTCAGCAGAGATTTTTGGGGTGGTTTAGGGGGAGGGCACAGAGTCTGATGTTTTTTGACCATGTGTTCTCTCTGAGCTACAGAGAGGCCAAAGGGCTGGAGTTAAGGAGGAGGGGGTTATTTGTGGTCACTGAGTGTTTGGGGGCCCCCCTCTGTGTGCATCAGCCCACCGAACCCTGGTGTCAGCGCAGGAAGTAGCAACTGATATCATAACAAGGTCATGTGattgctcaaagtcacatagcGAAGAAGTGACGGGGCAGGGACAGGAACCCGGCCAGGGCACTGGGGACCTGACTCATAACTACTGTATGCTGTTGGGTTTGGGGGCGGGGAGTGGAGAAGGGGGCTGGGAATTCCCTTCCCGGTCCTTCCTGGAGTGGCTGTCCCCTGGGGCCCCTGACTCACGGTCTCCCgctctcctctctgctcccaggGACCAGAAGATGCGCTCCAAGACACCCCCGCCCCTGTTGCtgtcgctgctgctgctgctgccggccCTGGAGCCCAGGGTGCAGGGCTGCCCATCCGGCTGCCAGTGCAACCAGCCACAGACAGTCTTCTGCACCGCCCGCCAGGGGACCACCGTGCCTCTCGACGTGCCGCCCGACACGGTGGGCCTGTACGTCTTTGAGAACGGCATCACCACACTCGACGCGGGCAGCTTTGCCGGCCTGCCGGGCCTGCAGCTCCTGGACCTGTCACAGAACCAGATTGCCAGCCTGCCCGGTGGGGTCTTCCAGCCACTGGTCAACCTCAGCAACCTGGACCTGACTGCCAATAGGCTTCGGGAAATCACCAACGAGACCTTCCGCGGCCTGCGGCGCCTGGAGCGCCTCTACCTGGGCAAGAACCGCATCCGCCACATCCAGCCTGGTGCCTTCGACGCGCTTGACCACCTACTGGAGCTCAAGCTGCAGGACAACGAGCTGCGGGCGCTGCCCCCGCTGCGCCTGCCGCGCCTGCTGCTGCTCGACCTCAGCCACAACAGCCTCCCAGCCCTGGAGCCCGGCATTCTGGACACCGCCAACGTGGAGGCGCTGCGGCTGGCCGGCCTGGGGCTGCAGCGGCTGGACGAGGGGCTCTTTGGCCGCCTGCGCAACCTCCACGACCTGGACGTGGCTGACAACCAGCTGGAGCTCGTGCCGCCCGCCATCTGGGGCCTGCGGGGCCTGACGCGCCTGCGGCTGGCGGGCAACACCCGCATCGCCCAGCTGCGGCCCGAGGACCTGGCCGGCCTGGCAGCCCTGCAGGAGCTGGACCTGAGCAACCTGAGCCTGCAGGCCCTGCCACACGAGCTCTCGGTTCTCTTCCCCCGCCTGCGGCTCCTGGCGGCTGCCCGCAACCCCTTCAACTGCGTGTGCCCCTTGAGCTGGTTCGGCCCCTGGGTGCGGGAGAGCCGCGTGGCGCTGGCCAGCCCCGAGGAGACACGCTGCCACTTTCCACCCAAGAACGCCGGCCGGCTGCTCCTGGACCTTGACTACGCCGACTTTGGCTGCCCGGCCACCACCACCACGGCCACAGTGCCCACCATGAGGCCCACAGTGTGGGCGCCCACAGCCCCACCTTCCAGCATGGCTCCCACCTGGCTCAGCCCCACGGAGCCGACCACTGAAGCCCTGAGCcgaccgccccccgccccgcccaccatgggtcctgccccccagccccggGACTGCCCGGCGTCCATCTGCCTCAGTGGGGGCACCTGCCACCTGGGGGCGCGGGGCCACCTGGAGTGCCTGTGTCCTGAGGGCTTCACGGGCCTGTACTGTGAGAGCCGGGTGAGGCCAGGGCCaaggcccagccctgccccggCCACCATGCggccaccccagcccctgcccctcggCATTGAGCCCgccagccccacctccctgcGGGTGGGACTGCAGCGCTACCTGCAGGGCAGCACCGTGCAGCTCAGGAGCCTCCGCCTCACCTACCGCAACCTGTCGGGTCCCGACAAACGGCCGGTGACGCTGCGGCTGCCCGCCTCACTCGCAGAGTACACGGTCACCCAGCTGCGGCCCAATGCCACCTACTCCATCTGCGTCCGGCCCCTGGGGGCCGGGAGGGTGCCTGAGAGCGAGGAGGCCTGTGGGGAGGCCCGCACGCCCCCGGCAGTCCGCTCCAACCACGCCCCAGTCACCCAGGCCCAAGAGGGCAACCTGCCACTCCTGATTGCGCCCGCCCTGGCCGCCGTGCTCCTGGCCGTGCTGGCTGCCGTGGGGGCGGCCTTCTGTGTgcggcgggggcgggccgcggcaGCTGTGGCTCAGGGCAAAGGGCAGGTGGGGCCAGGGGCCGGGCCCCTGGAGCTGGAGGGGGTGAAGGCCCCCTTGGAGCCAGGCCCCAAGGCGACTGAGGGTGGTGGGGAGGCCCCGCCTGGCGGGCCTGAGTGTGAGGTGCCGCTCATGGGCTACTCGGGGCCCGGCCCCCAGGGGCCCCTCCCAGCTAAGCCCTACATCTAAGCCTGGGAGTGATGGACGGCCGAGGCCAGGCTCTCGGCCCCACTGGGACTGGCCAGGGCCCTCCTGCTGCCAGATCAAGGAAGTTCTCAGATCCGTACGATGAGGACATGTCAGGACCAGGGCTGTGTGACCACAGCAAGTCCCTGCCCCTCGCTGGAccttggtctcctcatctgtaagaagCTGGGACCCAGGTGATAACCTCTAAGGTCCCCCCCGCCCGAGTGCCTAGAGGATGGCGTCAGCCCTGTCTTCTGCAACATGCAACCTCTGGGGTGGGGCGGGCCCTGCCGTGTGCTGGTAACACAGGCCCGGGGCTGCcaagccccccaccccaaggaGACTCTGGGGGCCAGTGAAGGAAGCCCCCAGAAAAGAGAGCAGAGGGAGAGTGggactggggatggggtgggtgaCCCTGCTTCAGCCCCAGAAAGTGAAGGAACAAaagaaactggaaagaaagatGCTTTAGGaacaagttttgcttttgttttttaaaatatatttataaaagatcCTTTCCCATTTATTCTgggaaaatgtttttcaaactcaGAGACAAGGACTTTGGTTTTTGTAAGACAAATGATGATATGAAAGCcttttgtaagaaaaataaaagatgaaaagaaacaagCACGTTTCTCAGGCATGGCCCCAGGGTACCTGGGCTGGAcagagggagggtgggggctCGCAGGGTCAGCCTAGAGGGACAGCCCTCTCTGTGGGGAAGCTGGGGGCAGGGACCCCTCTCCCCAGCGGGCACCAGGCCCTAGTCAGCATGCCCTAGGCTGTCCTGCCCTGGGTTGTGTCTGCTCAGTCTGCTCGACTGAGGTGCCCGGACCAGCCTCTCAGTGAGACTGGGAACCAGGAGGGAGCAGGGATAGGAAAGGGGCCACTTCAACCTCCGGGCAGAGGAACGGTTAGGGCAGCCTTACCCTTCCCAGGCCCAGTCTTCTGCCAGCAGGAGCTGCAGGGCtcctgggagaggctggggagaTGCTCGTGGCAGACGCAAGCCAAGACGACCCCCAAGGGTCCCTCCTCAGAGATGGGTCTGATGAGCAGTTCACCGCCTGCCTTCCTCTGTGGAGGAGGTGCCTTGAGCCATGTCCTGCCAGGTCCTCGTGGATGGTCCTGGACCAGATGGCACACATGGCCCAGCCCTTCCTGCAGTCCTGTTGCCCCTCTGCATGGGCTCAGGCTGGGAGACCTTGCTCCCAGCCTCCTGCTCTAGCTACAGAGAAGGGGCCTTGGTAGAGGAGCAGCACAGATCCTGAATGGCAGGAACTCTTTGCTGGGTGAGGAGGCAGGGACCGAGCCAAGGCTGTTAGGGGCAGGTGGCCCTGTGATGCCCCTTTACTCTCTGCACTTGAGTAAAGTACCCAGGCTTTCCAGAAACCCCGGAAGTGGGAGTGTTTTCCAGGAAGCCACAGGCCAAGGTGGGGGCAGGGCCCCCAGGGATGCTATGCACAGCCCTGGCCTGGACCAGGTGCTGGGAGCTTAGGAACAGTGACAGACACACGCACCCAGCACCTTTTCCTATTACCCTCTGGCAGGAAGGGAGGCGCCCCTGGGGCCATAGAGAGGCCCTGCAAAGGCTAGAGCGAGCCTCCCTGCGGCCCCATGCCCATCTCCCTGCATGGGTCATGGCCCCTGGTCCCCAGCCTCACCCTGGCGGGAAGGAGGCAGCCCAGCCAGGCCTGGGGAGCAGGCCCTGCGGTTCTGGGCGTTGATGTCAGTGCAGAGTCAGGCCCGGCCACACGAGGCTCTGGATTCAATTATCGGCTGCTGAGGGTTCTGGCATGAGAAGGGAGGAGGTGGGTCGTGATGGGCAGAGAGTGGTGGCAGCGGGCCTGGGTGGGGCCCCTTCTTCCTGAGGTGGCGGAGGCAGCAGCCCAGGTGGATTTCCTGTGGGCCTGGGTCCCATTAGGGGAATGGCTCTGGCGAGGCCTGCCCTCCCCTTCGGCGGCCCCGTCAAAGGGGCCATTGTGGGCCTATGGGCTGCTGCTAAACACAGTGGCTGCTGAATGAATGTTTTCGCTGCAAAGCTAAACCTGGCTAGTGGGGCCGCAGGGGCGGGGTGAGTGGTGGGGCCCACAGAAAGGGGCCTGAGCACTCACGCCAGCCCTCCCAGAAAAGGTCTTCGGGCATCCCATCAGATGAGGGGCCGGGGGACGAAGAGAGGGCCAGGGAACGAGTGGGGGACTGAGCCAAGATACAGCCACTACCCAGGGTGATCCTGCTGTGGGGAAACGCCAGCCCCCAACTGCTGGGTCCTCACTGCCACAGGCCCTGTGCCACGCAGGCTACACATGCTCCCATTTCAcgtccagcaatccctctacagAAGAGAATCACAGGCCGGGAACGGTGAGACAGCAGCTTGCTCACAGCAGGCAGGGACGGATCCCAACACCTGCTCCCTGGCCCAGGAGGTGGGGGGTACCAGCCTTGGGGGGAGGGCTTGGCCctccaggagaggggaggggctaCTGAGAGCCGcagaaggcaggcagggagggggctCCCAACCTCCAGGGAACTCACTGGGATGCAGGGCCGGTGCCTCTGGCCAGAGGTGGACACCTCAATGTGAAGAAGCAGAGCAGACTCCCAGCCTGCACCCTATGAGGCTTGCTGCCAGGGCGACCTCAACAGAAGATCGATTTTTCCGGCTTCAGCTTTTATTCTTTGGTAACATGTGAAGAAAAATCTCCATCTGCCTTCAGCTCAGGGCCGATACTGTTGACCATTCACCCAGCCCAGGAGCAAGGCACCCGAGACAGGTGGTGTTTCTGCATCTCCCGGACCGGAGAATAAGCTGCTCCATTAGCCCAGGCCCTGCCGGtaaccccccacctccacccagcaCAGGAAGTACGGGGCAGCCATCTGTGGACCTGCCGCCCGAGCCCAGCTTTACAGATAGGACCTGCTGCCCTGCGCTTCCCACGTGGGGAGGTACACTCCACAAACAACACAGATGAGCAGGGGAAGGGCAGCAGGGCCCATCCTCTCCCTACTGGTATGGGATCTCACTCAGCCTTGCCTCCCTCATCTGCAAATTGGGCCTTTCCAGCTCCCCAGCCTTTCTCTGGGTTGTGATGGGAGCAGAGACAGAGGCCTCTGGGAGGGTGGGGCCCTGGGTCCTCCCTgggagaggatggggaggggcaTGTGCCTGACCCCTGGCCCCCTATAGCTCTTATAAGAGCTCATACTGTTCTGCCCAAATGGAGATGGAAAATctgtaaaatacaaaagaaactgAGCGGGTGCGGTGGAGACCCATGCCGTGCCCGCAGCTGACACCCTGCACCCTTCCTACCTTCAGTCCAATTCACTCAGCAGCCCCCAACACCCCAGGGGGCTCCTGAGGGGTTCTGGCTtctggggagcctgggggtaggGGACCCACCACCTCTCAGGCCAGCCTGGAGGCTGGCACGCATCCCTGGCGTCCACCAGCTTTGTAGAGGGCTGGAGAGTCCCAGCTCCTTTGCCAAGGGCGTGGGCCCAGTGGGGCAGTGGCCAGGACTGGGGGATGAAGGGGGCGGGATACTGGCCTGGCCGCCCATCTGGGAGTGATTTGAGAAATTCCAGGCCTCGCTGGCCCTGCGAGGCTATTCTTAACTGCTATAATTACAGGGTCAGCCTTGGCCAGTGGCACCATGGGGTCTGGGCATCGTTAACTCCCCCAGGGGCTACACTGGGGCTGGGCGGGGGCTGctcctcggggtggggggggtgccgGCACAGACCGGGGCGGAGCCTGGAAGGCAGGAAGTGGTGGGGAGAGGAGCACTTGATGGTAGTGCTGGCTCCCTTTTCCAGGCTGGGCCAGTTCCCTCCCTCTGCTGGGGGGCCCCATAGGGAAGGGGCTGTCTGGCCTGGGTAGGCGTGGAGGACAAGATATCAGTGCAGcatgagggctgggggaggggttgcTGGACATGAAGCCAGAAGGCCTGGGGgccctgattcctccagcgcaGGGGGGCCCTGGTAACATCCCGCTGTATTCCCAGGGCCGAGAGCAGACAGAGACCTCACACCTACTGGTATGGGATCTCACTCAGCCTTGCCTCCCTCATCTGCAAATTGGGCCTTTCCAGCTCCCCAGCCTTTCCCTGGGTTGTGAGACAGGATGGGAGTGCCATCTTGACGGTTTCCCCTTCTCTGGGGGCTCTCAGCAGGGTCGCCCTGGCAGGAGCTCTTACGGCACTCAGCCCTGCATGCCCCAGACACGGCCCTCACTGCTCCCAGAGCCTGGACAGGTCACCACGCCCTCTATGACTCAGTTTCCCTAGTTGTAAAATGGAAGAGGAAGGGGCTGAATGGATATCCAAGGACCAAGGCCCCATCCTGGCTCTGACCTCCTAGGTCCCTGCCTGGGTGGGGGGTTCAGCAAGCCGCCCCGAGAGTCACAGCTGAACAGGGACCAGGTCCCACCGCCTCCTGCACCAGCCGGGCTGGTCCTCCAGCCTCCTGTACCTCATCTCCTCAGCAGGCCTCCTGGTGCATGGGTTGTCCCTGCACAGAGCTGGCTGGGCCAGGACCCCGTGGGGCACCACCATAAACCCTCTTGCACACGCTTCCAGGAGGGTGGAAGGACGAGGTGCACTTGTACCTCCAGGCTGCCTGCACCCCCCAACCCGCCCAGGACCACCAGTGACAAGCATGCGGCCAGGGCTGAGGTCTCACAGAAACTGCGGGTCCGAGGCCTGCCTCCGTCCTGCGCTGGAGCCTCCAGACCTGCCAGCCCACCTGACCCCACATCACCCCGCGGCCACCTCATGatcggagcctcagtttcttcagtctTCGGCTCCACCAGAACACTCACAGCAAAATCAGGCGCATCCTCAGACCCCCTGTCCCCGCACCGCCGAGTCACAATCCCCTCCCCAAATGCCAAAACACACCAGCACGAGCCCCCGGGCAGAAGCCTGCCCCACAACCAGCAGCGTGCACTTACAGACATCACAGGGCCCTCAACGCCCCCAGCCATCCCAGCACACCAGCCACTCCTACCTGGGAGAGGTGTCCAGGGTGAGGGAGGTGCAGGCGCTGGAAAAGAGCCGGGTGTCCCAGAGCTTCACTTCACGCTCACGCATctgcagggagggggcagagaggggCTCAGAGGGGCCCAGCCCGGAACCCAGGGACTAAGGACACAGCCTGGCACGGGAGCACTTGCCCCAGAGCAGAGCATtctgggggtggcggggggggggggcggtgagtCATGCCAGGGAGGGAGAGTTTGGGTTTTCATGTCCTGCCCCTTTAAGAACCCTTAGGTGACAAGGGACAAGGGGCGGTTCCCTCTGTGGACTCTGGTCCCTGGGGGGGCCCACCACAGTTCCCAGGGTCAGGCTTAGCTATTGCAGATGGAATCTGCCAGTTTTCAGCAGCCGTTGGTCCCCTGGGGCTCTGAGACCCGGCTGCACACAGGGCCGTATATGGACGGGTCTGGAGCTGGCCGCAGCCCCCGCCTCCCAGTGGGCCTCGTCCCTGCCCTCTTGGTGTGGATGCCCTACTCCTCCGGGAGGAGCCCTACCTTGTTGAAGCCGGTGGACACAAGGTGCTCCTGGGTGCCTGTCCACACCAGCCGGCCATCCCTGTTGTTCTCATgggcccacgtgctctggaggaGGAAAAAGATGGCACTGAGTTGAGCCTTGGGGGCCTCCTCGGGGGGGCCACCCACCTGAGAGCCCTCCAGAGGGCAGGAGGGGCCAGCTGGGGACAGCTCTGCACCCAGAGGGCCTACTTGGCCACCAAGCTTGGGCTCAGTCTCCCTCCTTGTAAGGGGCCTGTCGGGCTGCTCTGCTCATGGCCAGGCCCCTCTTGCCGCGGTGATGTGGCTCAGGACGGCGGCACGTCCTTGCCTCTGCAGGTGTCCGGGGGGAGGCACTTGGCTGCTGGTCACCATCCTCGGGCTCTGAGGACCCCAGCGCCCTCTCGGAACTTCATTTTCCTTGCTCGTGGCCTGGGCTGCCTACTTCCCAGGACTGTCGCGAGGATCAACTGAGACCACATGTGATAGGAACAGGCCGGCCACAAAGTGCCGTGCAAATCGAGGGATTACGAGTATTACTGCTGCCTCTTGACGCTGCCAGGGGGCCGGGGAGAGGGCCTGGTGCCAAGCATGGGGAACAGTCCCTGGAGAGGGCAGAAGAGTGCCCCTCTTGGCCCTCCCGTGGTGCTGGAGCTGCCAGCAGGAAGGTTTCCTGGGCCCCAGGGAGGAGAGACGAGTTCAAACCGCAGGCGGCCCTGTCCCCCGGGCCCAAGCAGGGGGGAGCTGAGGGGGCCAGAGGAAATGCaaacagctccctcccagtcacCCTGGCCCCTGGAGCCTGAGACCAAAGACCCTGTTACCAAAATTAGCTCACCCCAAACTGTGGCCAGCTTCCTCTCAGCTTCCCACGATCTCCTTGGGAATGAATGAGGGAGGCA
It includes:
- the VASN gene encoding vasorin; this encodes MRSKTPPPLLLSLLLLLPALEPRVQGCPSGCQCNQPQTVFCTARQGTTVPLDVPPDTVGLYVFENGITTLDAGSFAGLPGLQLLDLSQNQIASLPGGVFQPLVNLSNLDLTANRLREITNETFRGLRRLERLYLGKNRIRHIQPGAFDALDHLLELKLQDNELRALPPLRLPRLLLLDLSHNSLPALEPGILDTANVEALRLAGLGLQRLDEGLFGRLRNLHDLDVADNQLELVPPAIWGLRGLTRLRLAGNTRIAQLRPEDLAGLAALQELDLSNLSLQALPHELSVLFPRLRLLAAARNPFNCVCPLSWFGPWVRESRVALASPEETRCHFPPKNAGRLLLDLDYADFGCPATTTTATVPTMRPTVWAPTAPPSSMAPTWLSPTEPTTEALSRPPPAPPTMGPAPQPRDCPASICLSGGTCHLGARGHLECLCPEGFTGLYCESRVRPGPRPSPAPATMRPPQPLPLGIEPASPTSLRVGLQRYLQGSTVQLRSLRLTYRNLSGPDKRPVTLRLPASLAEYTVTQLRPNATYSICVRPLGAGRVPESEEACGEARTPPAVRSNHAPVTQAQEGNLPLLIAPALAAVLLAVLAAVGAAFCVRRGRAAAAVAQGKGQVGPGAGPLELEGVKAPLEPGPKATEGGGEAPPGGPECEVPLMGYSGPGPQGPLPAKPYI